In the Pseudomonas orientalis genome, one interval contains:
- the xylA gene encoding xylose isomerase, which translates to MPYFPGVEQVRFEGPASDAPLAFRHYDANKLILGKPMREHLRMAACYWHTFVWPGADMFGVGTFKRPWQRSGDPMELAIGKAEAAFEFFSKLGIDYYSFHDTDVAPEGRSLKEYRNHFAQMVDHLERHQEQTGIKLLWGTANCFSNPRFAAGAASNPDPEVFAYAAAQVFSAMNATLQLKGSNYVLWGGREGYETLLNTDLKREREQLGRFMRMVVEHKHKIGFTGDLLIEPKPQEPTKHQYDYDSATVFGFLHEYGLEHEIKVNIEANHATLAGHSFHHEIATAVSLGIFGSIDANRGDPQNGWDTDQFPNSVEEMTLATYEILKAGGFRNGGYNFDSKVRRQSLDDIDLFHGHVAAMDVLALALERAAAMVQNDRLQQFKDQRYAGWQQPLGKAVLAGEFSLQSLAEHAFTNELNPHAVSGRQEMLEGIVNRFIYT; encoded by the coding sequence ATGCCGTACTTCCCAGGTGTCGAGCAGGTTCGCTTCGAAGGCCCTGCCAGCGACGCTCCCCTCGCCTTTCGTCACTACGACGCCAACAAGCTGATCCTCGGCAAGCCCATGCGTGAGCACCTGCGCATGGCTGCCTGTTACTGGCACACCTTTGTGTGGCCGGGGGCGGATATGTTTGGGGTGGGCACTTTCAAGCGGCCGTGGCAGCGCAGCGGCGATCCGATGGAGTTGGCCATCGGCAAGGCGGAGGCGGCCTTTGAGTTTTTCTCCAAGCTGGGTATCGACTACTACAGTTTTCACGACACTGACGTGGCGCCCGAAGGCCGTTCGCTCAAGGAGTACCGCAACCACTTTGCGCAGATGGTCGATCACCTGGAGCGTCATCAGGAACAGACCGGCATCAAGCTGCTGTGGGGCACCGCCAATTGCTTCAGCAACCCGCGTTTTGCCGCCGGCGCCGCGAGCAACCCAGACCCTGAGGTGTTCGCCTACGCCGCTGCCCAGGTATTCAGCGCGATGAATGCCACGCTGCAGCTCAAGGGTTCCAACTATGTGCTGTGGGGTGGCCGCGAAGGCTATGAAACCCTGCTCAACACCGACCTCAAGCGCGAGCGCGAACAGCTCGGCCGGTTCATGCGCATGGTGGTGGAGCACAAGCACAAGATCGGCTTCACCGGCGACCTGCTGATCGAGCCCAAGCCCCAGGAGCCGACCAAGCACCAGTACGATTACGACAGCGCCACGGTATTCGGCTTCTTGCATGAATACGGCCTGGAGCACGAGATCAAGGTGAATATCGAGGCCAACCATGCGACGTTGGCCGGGCACAGCTTTCACCATGAAATTGCCACCGCCGTGTCCCTGGGGATTTTCGGCAGCATCGACGCCAACCGTGGCGACCCGCAGAACGGCTGGGATACCGACCAGTTCCCCAACAGCGTCGAGGAAATGACCCTGGCCACCTATGAAATCCTAAAGGCCGGTGGGTTCAGGAACGGCGGCTACAATTTCGATTCCAAGGTGCGCCGCCAGAGCCTGGACGATATCGACCTGTTCCACGGCCACGTAGCAGCGATGGATGTACTGGCCCTGGCCCTGGAACGCGCGGCCGCCATGGTGCAGAACGACCGGCTGCAACAGTTCAAGGACCAGCGCTACGCCGGCTGGCAGCAGCCGCTGGGCAAAGCCGTCCTGGCGGGCGAGTTCAGCCTGCAATCCCTGGCTGAGCATGCGTTTACCAACGAACTGAACCCGCACGCCGTGAGCGGTCGGCAGGAGATGCTGGAAGGAATCGTGAATCGGTTCATCTACACCTGA
- a CDS encoding PAAR domain-containing protein: MAGTLDSYSDCPCKAELVPSVSSAKYHSTGGSVVSANRQAAGPVRPTAFQNAYTPANHSAPPVFNSLSGQEPGFYIVPKSVTRQALEATLFPIHDPAVMRKFQSLNPNTSHVKAGSMIVLSDPNNISCTYEEAQLMQAAQHVSASLDELTPDEADFLYRHGAEIAGFIGHTSTWLGVSAVVLEKHLSNLRDTLQAMERLHQESYRQHGHLKFPQFFADRQRLMHQLDAHLLNSTRLRGQTTLGDHPKLKTALGISSRSLVHHWDKAGGPGQIPGYAAHVEAVSRATEYMKAGGYIGIGLGGVSSLLAVQQVCNGDSGAACEKVKFTEGGKFVGSTAVGAATGLAASYASTAVCIALGVTTGVGGVICVAAVVGTGAWVGTTYGGKTGEYLGEKIYETGQP, translated from the coding sequence ATGGCCGGCACTTTGGATAGTTACAGCGACTGTCCCTGTAAAGCCGAGTTGGTGCCGTCGGTGTCGTCAGCCAAGTACCACAGCACAGGTGGCTCGGTTGTGAGTGCCAACAGGCAAGCCGCCGGGCCGGTCCGGCCAACTGCTTTTCAAAACGCTTATACCCCGGCAAATCATTCGGCACCGCCCGTATTTAACAGCCTCTCGGGCCAGGAGCCAGGTTTTTACATCGTTCCCAAAAGCGTGACTCGCCAAGCGTTGGAAGCCACGCTGTTTCCAATTCATGATCCGGCTGTGATGCGCAAGTTTCAATCACTGAATCCCAATACAAGCCACGTCAAAGCCGGCTCGATGATCGTACTCAGCGATCCGAACAACATCTCCTGCACGTATGAAGAAGCTCAACTGATGCAGGCTGCACAACACGTCAGCGCATCACTGGATGAGCTGACGCCGGACGAGGCCGACTTTCTGTATCGCCATGGCGCTGAAATCGCTGGGTTCATCGGCCATACCTCTACCTGGCTCGGCGTTAGTGCGGTGGTGTTGGAGAAGCATCTGAGCAATCTGCGCGACACTCTCCAGGCGATGGAGCGCCTGCATCAGGAAAGCTATCGGCAGCACGGCCACCTTAAATTCCCGCAGTTCTTTGCTGATCGTCAGCGACTTATGCATCAGCTGGATGCCCATTTGCTCAACTCGACGCGCTTGCGCGGCCAGACAACTTTGGGCGATCACCCGAAGCTGAAAACGGCCCTGGGTATTTCCAGCCGCAGCTTGGTGCATCACTGGGACAAGGCGGGCGGGCCGGGTCAGATTCCGGGGTATGCCGCTCATGTGGAGGCGGTCAGTCGTGCTACGGAGTACATGAAGGCGGGTGGTTACATCGGCATTGGTCTTGGCGGGGTATCTTCGTTGTTGGCGGTTCAGCAGGTGTGTAATGGGGATTCCGGTGCAGCATGTGAGAAGGTTAAGTTTACCGAAGGAGGAAAATTCGTCGGGTCAACCGCTGTAGGTGCTGCAACCGGATTGGCAGCCAGCTATGCCAGTACTGCGGTCTGCATTGCGCTTGGCGTCACAACAGGGGTAGGTGGTGTTATTTGCGTTGCTGCTGTTGTAGGTACCGGCGCATGGGTGGGTACGACTTACGGTGGTAAAACGGGTGAGTACTTAGGTGAAAAAATTTACGAGACCGGACAACCATGA
- a CDS encoding XylR family transcriptional regulator produces the protein MKTLPPVHRIALLFNGSKIYDRGIIAGIGNYLSSTRASWDLFLEEDFLCRLRGIERWQGDGIIADFDDPLIGEALAGSRIPVVAVGGSYADVSLYPKGIPYVATDNHALMKLAYEHLIEAGLTRFACFSLPEAQANRWAQEREKAFRGLMQRDGLQVEIYRGLGTSAPLWDSAVEQQIAWLHSLPKPIGIIAVTDARARQLLQACLTAGIAVPEEVALIGIDNDPLTRTLTRVPLSSVIQGTETMGRTAAALLHQMLHGKPCAGTQVLVPPDAINVQASSLHQPLGNPYVMQALLFIRQYACQGIKTAQVAAYVGVSRSSLESHFRKVRGCSVHDEILRFKLAAAAKGLENQALAIADIAQTCGFTSAQYLHTVFRREFGCTPRQYQQGAA, from the coding sequence ATGAAAACCCTACCGCCCGTGCACCGCATCGCCTTGCTCTTCAACGGCAGCAAAATCTACGACCGTGGCATCATCGCCGGTATCGGCAATTACCTGAGCAGCACCCGCGCGTCCTGGGATTTGTTCCTGGAGGAGGATTTTCTCTGTCGCCTGCGCGGCATCGAGCGTTGGCAGGGTGACGGGATCATTGCCGACTTCGACGACCCGTTGATCGGCGAGGCGTTGGCGGGGAGTCGAATACCGGTGGTGGCGGTGGGCGGGTCGTATGCGGATGTCAGCCTGTATCCCAAGGGCATTCCCTATGTGGCGACCGATAACCATGCCCTGATGAAGCTGGCCTACGAGCACCTGATCGAGGCGGGGTTGACGCGGTTTGCCTGTTTCAGCCTGCCCGAAGCCCAGGCCAATCGCTGGGCTCAGGAGCGTGAGAAAGCCTTTCGCGGATTGATGCAGCGCGATGGCTTGCAGGTGGAGATCTATCGCGGGCTGGGGACCAGCGCGCCGTTGTGGGACAGCGCGGTGGAGCAGCAGATTGCCTGGCTGCACAGTTTGCCCAAGCCCATCGGCATTATCGCGGTGACCGACGCCCGTGCCCGGCAGCTGTTGCAGGCCTGCCTGACGGCGGGGATTGCGGTGCCCGAGGAAGTGGCGCTGATCGGTATCGACAACGACCCGCTGACCCGCACGCTGACGCGGGTGCCGCTGAGTTCGGTGATCCAGGGCACCGAAACCATGGGCCGCACCGCCGCCGCGCTGCTGCACCAGATGCTGCATGGCAAACCCTGTGCGGGCACGCAGGTGCTGGTGCCGCCGGACGCGATCAACGTGCAGGCCTCCAGTCTGCACCAACCGTTGGGCAACCCTTATGTGATGCAGGCGCTGCTGTTTATCCGCCAGTACGCCTGCCAGGGCATCAAGACCGCCCAGGTGGCGGCGTATGTCGGGGTGTCGCGTTCATCGTTGGAGTCGCACTTTCGCAAGGTGCGCGGGTGCAGCGTGCATGACGAGATCCTGCGCTTCAAACTTGCCGCCGCCGCCAAGGGCCTGGAAAACCAGGCCCTGGCGATTGCCGATATCGCGCAGACCTGCGGGTTCACCTCGGCGCAATACCTGCACACGGTGTTTCGCCGCGAGTTCGGGTGTACGCCCAGGCAGTACCAGCAGGGCGCGGCCTAG
- a CDS encoding glucose/quinate/shikimate family membrane-bound PQQ-dependent dehydrogenase, giving the protein MKRASRAAGVSKILLLGLGVIIALLGLALAVGGAKLVSLGGSWYFLIGGVAMAVAGLLIARRNPAGAWLFAAFLVGTAVWAVADVGLVYWPLFSRLFMFAVIGIVVALVYPLLVGKPARAAYGVAAVLALGVAVAAGNMFVAHPSVAPTGAGPGITPVAAADAQKDWAHYGNTEGGSRFAALDQINRDNIDKLKVAWTYRTGDVAISDGNGAEDQLTPLQIGNKVFICTPHNNLIALDADTGKELWKNQVNAQSAVWQRCRGMAYFDATAPIAQPTQQGSSPILAASVAAGAQCQRRLLTNTIDARLIAVDADTGQFCEDFGTHGQVDLKAGLGNVPDSYYQLSSAPLIAGTTVVVGGRVADNVQTDMPGGVIRGFDVISGQMRWAFDPGNPEDRQAPADGGTYVRSTPNSWAPMSYDPLMNTVFLPMGSSSTDIYGVERTQLNHKYGASILALDASTGAEKWVYQTVHNDLWDFDLPMQPSLIDFTPPGSDKAVPAVVIGTKAGQLYVLDRATGKPLTDVQEVPVKAANIPNEPYSPTQPKSLGMPQIGAQTLTESDMWGATPYDQLLCRIDFKGMRYDGLYTAPGTDKSLSFPGSLGGMNWGSISTDPVHGFIFVNDMRLGLWIQMVPSQNKALAASGGEALNTGMGAVPLKGTPYAVNKNRFLSVAGIPCQAPPFGTLTAIDMKTQKIAWQVPVGTVEDTGPLGIRMHLPIKVGLPTLGGTLSTQGGLIFIAGTQDFYLRALNSGNGDEIWKARLPVGSQGGPMTYVSPKTGKQYIVVTAGGARQSTDRGDYVIAYALP; this is encoded by the coding sequence ATGAAACGAGCATCGCGCGCCGCTGGCGTCTCTAAAATCCTACTCCTGGGCCTGGGCGTGATCATCGCCCTGCTCGGCCTTGCGCTCGCCGTCGGCGGCGCCAAACTGGTCAGCCTGGGAGGTTCCTGGTACTTCCTGATCGGTGGCGTGGCCATGGCCGTTGCCGGGCTGCTGATTGCCCGGCGCAACCCGGCGGGGGCCTGGCTGTTCGCCGCGTTCCTGGTCGGCACGGCCGTATGGGCCGTCGCGGACGTGGGCCTGGTGTACTGGCCGCTGTTCTCGCGCCTGTTCATGTTCGCGGTGATCGGTATCGTGGTCGCGCTGGTGTATCCGCTGCTGGTTGGCAAACCGGCGCGTGCTGCGTACGGCGTCGCCGCCGTGCTGGCGCTGGGCGTGGCGGTGGCGGCGGGCAATATGTTCGTCGCCCACCCTAGCGTCGCGCCGACCGGAGCCGGCCCCGGCATCACCCCGGTGGCCGCCGCCGATGCACAGAAAGACTGGGCGCACTACGGCAACACCGAAGGCGGCAGCCGCTTCGCCGCGCTGGACCAGATCAATCGCGACAACATCGACAAGCTCAAGGTCGCCTGGACCTACCGCACCGGTGACGTGGCGATCAGCGACGGCAACGGTGCCGAGGACCAACTGACGCCCCTGCAGATCGGCAACAAGGTCTTCATCTGCACCCCGCACAACAACCTCATCGCGCTCGACGCCGACACCGGCAAGGAACTGTGGAAGAACCAGGTCAACGCCCAATCGGCGGTCTGGCAGCGTTGCCGTGGCATGGCGTATTTCGACGCCACTGCGCCGATTGCCCAGCCGACCCAACAAGGCAGCTCGCCGATCCTTGCCGCCAGCGTGGCCGCCGGTGCGCAATGCCAGCGTCGCCTGCTGACCAATACCATCGATGCGCGTCTGATCGCCGTGGATGCCGACACCGGCCAATTCTGCGAAGACTTCGGCACCCACGGCCAGGTGGATTTGAAGGCCGGCCTGGGGAATGTCCCGGACAGCTACTACCAACTGTCCTCGGCGCCGCTGATTGCCGGTACCACCGTGGTGGTCGGCGGTCGCGTTGCGGACAACGTGCAAACCGATATGCCCGGCGGCGTGATCCGTGGTTTCGATGTGATCAGCGGCCAGATGCGCTGGGCCTTCGACCCCGGCAACCCTGAAGACAGACAAGCGCCGGCCGATGGCGGCACCTACGTGCGCAGCACCCCGAACAGCTGGGCGCCGATGTCCTACGACCCGCTGATGAACACGGTCTTCCTGCCGATGGGCAGCTCGTCCACCGACATCTATGGCGTGGAGCGCACCCAGCTCAATCATAAATACGGTGCTTCGATACTCGCGCTGGACGCCTCCACCGGTGCGGAGAAATGGGTGTACCAGACGGTCCACAATGACCTGTGGGACTTCGACCTGCCGATGCAGCCCAGCCTGATCGATTTCACCCCGCCGGGCAGCGACAAGGCGGTGCCCGCCGTGGTGATCGGCACCAAGGCCGGGCAGCTCTATGTGCTCGATCGCGCCACCGGCAAGCCGTTGACCGACGTGCAGGAAGTGCCGGTCAAAGCCGCGAACATTCCCAACGAGCCGTACTCCCCTACCCAGCCCAAATCCCTGGGCATGCCGCAGATCGGCGCGCAAACCCTGACCGAATCGGACATGTGGGGCGCCACGCCGTATGACCAGTTGCTGTGCCGCATCGACTTCAAGGGCATGCGCTACGACGGCCTGTACACCGCGCCGGGCACCGATAAATCCCTGAGCTTCCCGGGCTCCCTGGGCGGCATGAACTGGGGCAGCATTTCCACCGACCCGGTGCACGGTTTTATCTTCGTCAACGACATGCGCCTGGGCCTGTGGATCCAGATGGTGCCGTCGCAGAACAAGGCCCTGGCCGCCTCCGGTGGCGAAGCGCTGAACACCGGCATGGGCGCCGTGCCGCTCAAGGGCACGCCGTACGCGGTGAACAAGAACCGCTTCCTGTCGGTGGCCGGCATTCCGTGCCAGGCGCCGCCGTTCGGCACCTTGACCGCCATCGACATGAAGACGCAGAAAATCGCCTGGCAAGTACCGGTGGGCACCGTCGAAGACACCGGTCCCCTGGGCATCCGCATGCACCTGCCGATCAAGGTAGGCCTGCCGACCCTCGGCGGTACGCTGTCGACCCAGGGTGGCCTGATCTTTATCGCCGGCACCCAGGACTTCTACCTGCGCGCCCTCAACAGCGGCAACGGTGATGAAATCTGGAAAGCCCGCCTGCCAGTGGGCAGCCAGGGCGGCCCGATGACCTACGTATCACCGAAAACCGGCAAGCAGTACATCGTCGTCACCGCCGGCGGTGCACGCCAGTCCACCGACCGTGGCGATTACGTGATCGCCTACGCGCTGCCGTAA
- a CDS encoding Nramp family divalent metal transporter produces the protein MTGFPSVEGKAAAPAPGHVVRLLKLLGPGVIAVLSWLGAGDLITSSVAGANYGYAMMWVLAVSLLLRYLIVNIIARFQLCNNQGMTILQGYAQLNPFFAWFLLVYALLMGHLMNAYMIKGAGEALAMLFKTDYALLCSVAVVLAVWLLVGRNIYSMIEGVMKGLLAIMTLAFIALAVMSGPDMAGIVQGTIGFSIPPDEGVHGALLVAVSVIGAVAGSIANFVHPYVMRQKGWIGPQHKRIQRNDLLFAVFVGIVINLAIWIVGAEILRPNGIEVKTLGDLGKALELFFGPIGWYIFFIGVFATLFASISGKTTAFPMLITDAFQHVRPGRRERYGKEFHHDPMHKWFMLFILVTPLIWSLPGMPDFVTLTIGVSALNIIGLPVISLGLLIMSNQKSLLGKEYRNNLFENIALLFATGLALWVAFQLGVELFN, from the coding sequence ATGACCGGTTTTCCTTCCGTCGAAGGCAAGGCTGCGGCGCCCGCGCCCGGCCATGTCGTACGACTTCTAAAGCTGCTCGGCCCCGGCGTTATCGCGGTACTGTCCTGGCTGGGCGCGGGCGATCTGATTACCTCCTCCGTTGCCGGCGCCAACTATGGCTATGCGATGATGTGGGTGCTCGCGGTATCGCTGTTGCTCAGGTACCTGATCGTCAACATCATTGCGCGCTTCCAGCTGTGCAATAACCAGGGCATGACCATCCTTCAGGGCTATGCCCAGTTGAACCCGTTTTTCGCCTGGTTCCTGCTGGTGTATGCGCTGCTGATGGGGCATTTGATGAATGCCTACATGATCAAGGGCGCGGGTGAAGCGCTGGCCATGCTGTTCAAGACCGACTACGCGCTGCTGTGTTCGGTGGCCGTGGTGCTGGCGGTGTGGCTGCTGGTGGGGCGCAATATCTATTCGATGATCGAAGGCGTGATGAAGGGCCTGCTGGCAATCATGACCCTGGCGTTCATTGCCCTGGCGGTGATGTCCGGGCCGGATATGGCGGGCATTGTCCAAGGCACGATCGGTTTCAGCATTCCGCCGGATGAGGGTGTACATGGCGCCTTGCTGGTGGCGGTGTCGGTGATCGGTGCGGTGGCGGGTTCGATCGCCAACTTCGTGCACCCCTACGTGATGCGCCAGAAGGGCTGGATCGGCCCGCAGCACAAGCGTATCCAGCGTAACGACCTGCTGTTCGCGGTGTTCGTCGGTATCGTGATCAATCTGGCGATCTGGATTGTCGGCGCCGAGATCCTGCGCCCCAACGGCATCGAAGTGAAGACCCTGGGCGACCTGGGCAAGGCGCTGGAACTCTTCTTCGGCCCGATCGGCTGGTACATCTTCTTTATCGGTGTGTTCGCCACGCTGTTCGCCAGCATTTCGGGCAAGACCACGGCCTTTCCGATGCTGATCACCGATGCGTTCCAGCATGTGCGCCCCGGACGCCGGGAACGCTACGGCAAAGAGTTCCACCATGACCCGATGCACAAGTGGTTCATGCTGTTCATCCTGGTGACACCCCTGATCTGGTCGCTGCCGGGCATGCCGGACTTTGTCACGCTGACCATCGGTGTCAGCGCGTTGAACATCATTGGCCTGCCGGTGATTTCCCTCGGCTTGCTGATCATGTCCAACCAGAAGTCGCTGCTCGGCAAGGAATACCGCAACAACCTGTTCGAAAACATTGCGCTGCTCTTCGCCACGGGGCTGGCGCTGTGGGTCGCGTTCCAGTTGGGCGTCGAGCTGTTCAACTGA
- a CDS encoding LLM class flavin-dependent oxidoreductase has protein sequence MKFSLFVHMERWDESVSHRQLFEDLTELTLMAEAGGFSTVWIGEHHAMEYTISPSPMPLLAYLAAKTTTIHLGAGTIIAPFWHPLRVAGECALLDVISNGRMEVGLARGAYQVEFDRMAGGMPASSGGQALREMVPVVRALWKGDYAHDGDIWKFPTSTSVPKPIQQPSPPMWIAARDPDSHNFAVANGCNVMVTPLMKGDEEVLDLKNKFQAALDNNPGVPRPQLMVLRHTHVHAADDPQGWEVGARAISKFYRTFDAWFGNKNVPVNGFLEPSPEEKFAARPEFELESLHKTAMIGTAEEIIPRIRYYQELGVDEFSFWCDNSLPHAEKKKSLALFIEQVVPAFR, from the coding sequence ATGAAATTTTCGCTGTTCGTACACATGGAACGCTGGGATGAAAGCGTCAGCCACCGTCAGTTGTTCGAAGACTTGACCGAACTGACCCTGATGGCCGAAGCCGGCGGTTTCAGCACCGTGTGGATTGGCGAACACCACGCGATGGAATACACCATATCGCCAAGCCCGATGCCGCTGCTGGCTTACCTCGCGGCCAAGACCACCACTATCCACCTGGGCGCCGGCACCATTATCGCGCCGTTCTGGCACCCGCTGCGGGTGGCGGGCGAATGCGCGTTGCTCGACGTGATCAGCAACGGGCGCATGGAAGTGGGCCTGGCCCGTGGCGCTTACCAGGTCGAATTCGACCGCATGGCCGGCGGCATGCCCGCCTCCAGCGGCGGCCAGGCCTTGCGTGAAATGGTGCCGGTGGTGCGCGCCCTGTGGAAAGGCGACTACGCCCACGACGGCGATATCTGGAAATTCCCCACCTCCACCAGCGTGCCCAAGCCAATCCAGCAGCCCAGCCCACCGATGTGGATCGCCGCCCGCGACCCCGACTCCCACAATTTCGCCGTGGCCAACGGCTGCAACGTGATGGTCACGCCGCTGATGAAGGGCGACGAAGAAGTCCTGGACCTCAAGAACAAGTTCCAGGCCGCGCTGGACAATAACCCTGGCGTGCCGCGCCCGCAATTGATGGTGCTGCGTCACACCCATGTGCACGCCGCCGATGATCCGCAAGGCTGGGAAGTCGGGGCCAGGGCGATCTCGAAGTTCTATCGCACCTTCGATGCCTGGTTCGGCAACAAGAACGTGCCGGTCAACGGCTTCCTTGAGCCAAGCCCGGAAGAGAAGTTCGCCGCACGCCCGGAGTTCGAACTGGAAAGCCTGCACAAAACCGCGATGATCGGCACCGCAGAAGAAATCATCCCGCGCATCCGCTACTACCAGGAACTGGGCGTGGATGAGTTCAGCTTCTGGTGCGACAACAGCCTGCCCCATGCCGAGAAGAAGAAGTCCCTGGCACTGTTTATCGAACAGGTGGTGCCGGCGTTTCGTTGA
- a CDS encoding flavin reductase family protein, with protein MIDATIYKQVMGSFPSGVTVITTLDDDGQIVGLTASAFSSLSMDPALVLFCPNYSSDSYPVLIKNKRFAIHVLSGGQQSEAYAFARKGKDKAQGIEWTLSALGNPILANATAVIECELWREYEGGDHAIMVGSVKNLIVPAQPNGPLVYCHGKMGTLPVPA; from the coding sequence ATGATTGATGCCACCATCTACAAACAAGTGATGGGCTCGTTTCCGTCCGGGGTCACCGTGATCACCACGCTCGATGACGACGGCCAAATTGTCGGCCTCACGGCGAGTGCGTTCAGCTCGCTGTCCATGGACCCGGCCCTGGTGCTCTTCTGCCCCAACTACAGCTCTGACTCCTACCCCGTACTGATCAAGAACAAGCGCTTCGCCATCCATGTGCTGTCCGGCGGGCAGCAAAGCGAAGCCTACGCCTTTGCGCGCAAAGGCAAGGACAAGGCCCAGGGCATCGAGTGGACCCTGAGTGCCTTGGGCAATCCGATCCTGGCCAATGCCACGGCCGTCATTGAATGCGAGTTGTGGCGCGAATACGAAGGCGGCGACCACGCCATCATGGTGGGCTCGGTCAAGAACCTGATCGTGCCGGCGCAGCCGAACGGGCCCCTGGTGTATTGCCACGGCAAGATGGGTACCCTGCCGGTGCCTGCCTGA
- a CDS encoding purine-cytosine permease family protein, whose protein sequence is MPQMSRQDPLIEHHTVDYVPLAERHGKARDLFTLWFSTNIAPLPIVTGAMVAQVFHLNLLWGLLAIALGHLLGGIVIALASAQGPRMGIPQMVQSRGQFGRYGALLIVFFAALIYIGFFISNIVLAGKSIVGIVPSVPVPASILIGALSATAIGVIGYRFIHTLNRIGTWVMGSALLAGFVYIFAHDLPADFLTRGGFNAAGWLATVSLGVIWQISFSPYTSDYSRYLPADIGITRPFIATYLGATLGTILSFAFGLVAALATPEGTEAMVAVKQATGALGPILMVLFLLNIISHNALNLYGAVLSIITSIQTFASRWTPSIKVRVVLSGVILAGCCLVALGASADFIAQFIGLILALLLVLVPWASINLIDFYLIKRGVYDIASIFQADGGVYGRFNLHAIVAYFIGIIVQLPFANTSLYVGPWANLVEGADLSWLVGLAVTCPLYYCLATRGQAQKVRAVELGYTD, encoded by the coding sequence ATGCCTCAGATGTCCCGGCAAGACCCCCTGATCGAGCATCACACGGTCGATTACGTCCCCCTCGCAGAGCGCCACGGGAAGGCCCGCGATCTGTTCACGTTATGGTTCAGTACCAATATCGCGCCGTTGCCCATCGTCACCGGCGCGATGGTGGCCCAGGTGTTTCACCTCAACCTGCTGTGGGGGCTGCTGGCGATTGCCCTCGGGCATCTGCTTGGCGGCATCGTGATTGCCCTCGCATCCGCCCAGGGCCCGCGCATGGGCATCCCGCAGATGGTGCAGAGCCGTGGCCAGTTCGGGCGCTACGGCGCGCTGCTGATCGTGTTTTTCGCGGCGCTGATCTACATCGGCTTTTTCATTTCCAACATCGTGCTGGCCGGCAAGTCCATCGTCGGCATCGTGCCCTCGGTGCCGGTGCCGGCGAGCATCCTGATCGGCGCCCTCAGCGCCACGGCCATCGGCGTGATCGGCTACCGCTTTATCCACACCTTGAACCGCATCGGCACCTGGGTGATGGGCAGCGCGTTGCTCGCCGGTTTTGTCTACATCTTTGCCCATGACCTGCCAGCGGACTTCCTCACCCGTGGCGGCTTCAACGCCGCCGGCTGGCTGGCCACGGTGTCGCTCGGGGTGATCTGGCAGATCAGCTTCTCGCCCTACACCAGTGACTATTCGCGCTACCTGCCGGCGGACATCGGCATCACCCGACCGTTTATCGCCACCTACCTGGGCGCAACCCTGGGCACCATCCTGTCGTTCGCCTTCGGCCTGGTGGCGGCGCTGGCCACACCGGAAGGCACCGAAGCCATGGTCGCGGTCAAGCAGGCCACGGGCGCGCTGGGGCCGATCCTGATGGTGCTGTTCCTGCTCAATATCATCAGCCACAACGCCCTGAACCTGTACGGCGCGGTACTTTCGATCATCACCTCGATCCAGACCTTCGCCAGCCGCTGGACCCCCAGCATCAAGGTGCGCGTGGTGCTGTCAGGCGTGATCCTCGCCGGTTGCTGCTTGGTGGCGCTGGGTGCGTCGGCGGACTTCATCGCGCAATTCATCGGACTGATCCTCGCGCTGTTGCTGGTGCTGGTGCCTTGGGCGTCGATCAACCTGATCGATTTCTACCTCATCAAGCGCGGGGTGTATGACATTGCCTCGATCTTCCAGGCGGATGGCGGGGTGTATGGGCGGTTCAACCTGCATGCGATCGTGGCGTATTTCATCGGCATTATTGTGCAACTGCCGTTTGCCAATACGTCGTTGTATGTAGGGCCGTGGGCGAACCTGGTGGAAGGCGCGGATCTGTCATGGCTGGTGGGGTTGGCGGTGACGTGCCCGTTGTATTACTGCCTGGCGACGCGTGGGCAAGCGCAGAAGGTCAGGGCGGTGGAGCTGGGTTACACCGACTAG